Proteins encoded together in one Hevea brasiliensis isolate MT/VB/25A 57/8 chromosome 16, ASM3005281v1, whole genome shotgun sequence window:
- the LOC110631843 gene encoding uncharacterized protein LOC110631843 isoform X3 has translation MGDFSIHISADLVNRLVNNGEKLKRKPKKTKVKIPQESAHPQDKVNEKQLHDDLETHKGVPSPAWPVQPPLFLPATPSSHSARTELDAIRSVLQESERVLAKLQKQEDGMLQAVTERAKDLHDKEFKLPYQKPMPCLGDYEACRACYKEHGNDILKCAPLTRSYYDCVHRVKQQPSKKVDGLSWENAH, from the exons ATGGGTGATTTTTCAATTCATATTAGTGCTGACCTTGTTAATAGACTTGTCAATAATGGTGAGAAGTTAAAGAGGAAACCAAAGAAAACTAAAGTTAAGATACCCCAAGAATCTGCCCATCCCCAAGATAAGGTGAATGAAAAGCAACTTCATGATGATCTTGAAACACACAAAGGGGTTCCTTCTCCAGCATGGCCAGTACAACCTCCATTGTTCTTGCCAGCAACCCCATCTTCACATTCTGCACGCACAGAGTTGGATGCAATTAGATCTGTCCTTCAAGAAAGTGAAAGAGTTTTGGCAAAGTTGCAGAAGCAGGAAGATGGCATGCTGCAAGCAGTAACAGAAAGGGCCAAGGATCTTCATGATAAGGAATTTAAGCTTCCATATCAGAAGCCTATGCCCTGTTTGGGTGATTATGAAGCTTGCCGGGCATGCTACAAGGAGCATGGTAATGATATTTTGAAGTGTGCTCCTTTAACTAGGAGCTATTATGATTGTGTTCACAGAGTTAAGCAGCAG cCATCCAAGAAAGTTGATGGGCTCTCATGGGAGAATGCTCATTAG
- the LOC110631843 gene encoding uncharacterized protein LOC110631843 isoform X2, producing MGDFSIHISADLVNRLVNNGEKLKRKPKKTKVKIPQESAHPQDKVNEKQLHDDLETHKGVPSPAWPVQPPLFLPATPSSHSARTELDAIRSVLQESERVLAKLQKQEDGMLQAVTERAKDLHDKEFKLPYQKPMPCLGDYEACRACYKEHGNDILKCAPLTRSYYDCVHRVKQQMLYLWRREKLNENRKLLFLLEIWFKKLLVRNLDGSRATGTGIFSQLH from the exons ATGGGTGATTTTTCAATTCATATTAGTGCTGACCTTGTTAATAGACTTGTCAATAATGGTGAGAAGTTAAAGAGGAAACCAAAGAAAACTAAAGTTAAGATACCCCAAGAATCTGCCCATCCCCAAGATAAGGTGAATGAAAAGCAACTTCATGATGATCTTGAAACACACAAAGGGGTTCCTTCTCCAGCATGGCCAGTACAACCTCCATTGTTCTTGCCAGCAACCCCATCTTCACATTCTGCACGCACAGAGTTGGATGCAATTAGATCTGTCCTTCAAGAAAGTGAAAGAGTTTTGGCAAAGTTGCAGAAGCAGGAAGATGGCATGCTGCAAGCAGTAACAGAAAGGGCCAAGGATCTTCATGATAAGGAATTTAAGCTTCCATATCAGAAGCCTATGCCCTGTTTGGGTGATTATGAAGCTTGCCGGGCATGCTACAAGGAGCATGGTAATGATATTTTGAAGTGTGCTCCTTTAACTAGGAGCTATTATGATTGTGTTCACAGAGTTAAGCAGCAG ATGTTATATTTGTGGAGAAGGGAGAAATTGAACGAGAACCGTAAACTTTTGTTTCTTCTTGAGATTTGGTTCAAGAAACTTCTTGTTCGTAATTTGGATGGGAGTAGAGCCACTGGGACCGGAATATTTTCCCAATTACATTGA
- the LOC110631843 gene encoding uncharacterized protein LOC110631843 isoform X1, producing the protein MGDFSIHISADLVNRLVNNGEKLKRKPKKTKVKIPQESAHPQDKVNEKQLHDDLETHKGVPSPAWPVQPPLFLPATPSSHSARTELDAIRSVLQESERVLAKLQKQEDGMLQAVTERAKDLHDKEFKLPYQKPMPCLGDYEACRACYKEHGNDILKCAPLTRSYYDCVHRVKQQKMLYLWRREKLNENRKLLFLLEIWFKKLLVRNLDGSRATGTGIFSQLH; encoded by the exons ATGGGTGATTTTTCAATTCATATTAGTGCTGACCTTGTTAATAGACTTGTCAATAATGGTGAGAAGTTAAAGAGGAAACCAAAGAAAACTAAAGTTAAGATACCCCAAGAATCTGCCCATCCCCAAGATAAGGTGAATGAAAAGCAACTTCATGATGATCTTGAAACACACAAAGGGGTTCCTTCTCCAGCATGGCCAGTACAACCTCCATTGTTCTTGCCAGCAACCCCATCTTCACATTCTGCACGCACAGAGTTGGATGCAATTAGATCTGTCCTTCAAGAAAGTGAAAGAGTTTTGGCAAAGTTGCAGAAGCAGGAAGATGGCATGCTGCAAGCAGTAACAGAAAGGGCCAAGGATCTTCATGATAAGGAATTTAAGCTTCCATATCAGAAGCCTATGCCCTGTTTGGGTGATTATGAAGCTTGCCGGGCATGCTACAAGGAGCATGGTAATGATATTTTGAAGTGTGCTCCTTTAACTAGGAGCTATTATGATTGTGTTCACAGAGTTAAGCAGCAG AAGATGTTATATTTGTGGAGAAGGGAGAAATTGAACGAGAACCGTAAACTTTTGTTTCTTCTTGAGATTTGGTTCAAGAAACTTCTTGTTCGTAATTTGGATGGGAGTAGAGCCACTGGGACCGGAATATTTTCCCAATTACATTGA